The genome window CCGGGTCGGGTAGCCTACTCCAACCAGGCATTCGAGTACTGGCTATTACTGCACTTTTTGGATCACCAGGGTGGAGCTATGCACCGCCGACAATATGATGCCCGGCTCAACGAGTGCCTAAACCCCTTCGGCGTTCAGTACGACGGTCAGGCCAGTAAACTAGTCAGCAATGAGTTCTTTGACCTATTACTAGCCATTGATCCTAAAACGGACAAGCCGCGTGTTCGGCAGGCCATCAGCCGGGCTGAACGCTTGGATGAACGATACGACCATAGTAATCCTGCTATGGAAGACTCCTCAACGACTGTATTTCGGCTGGTAAAGGTGATTTTGGGGTGAATCTGACTTCCGACGATCCCTTTACTGAGAATGACTAGTGATAGTAAGCTACGAAAGGAATCAACTAAACAGATGCGTATAGATTTTAAAAGAGGGTAAGAAGGAGAACCAATAGACATAGCAAATGAACGACTATTAATTCCACAGGTACCGAACAGGGCATTGATAATTACAAGGTACCTAGAAATGAAAAGGCGCTTTCGAGATCAGTAATTAGTTGAGCTTCCATGCGTTCTCTGGAATCGCTGGTAATACGTAGTTCAGCGGCACGGATACGAATTGGTTCGTTACCAATCATGGCTGACGATACGGTGAAAGTCACGGTTTCAGTCGGTTCGGCCCCTTGTCTGACTGGATAAAGTAACAGTACTTGTCGAGTATTACGACGTAAGGCGTAGCTCACCATTTGATACATATCAGTTTGGCTAACGCCCGCCTTCTTATCAGCCTCGTCGTTGCCCTGCCGAATCTTGTATTTCATGTCGACAATGAGTTGCTCACCCTTCTGACCGAGTTTTTTGCTGGTTAAAAGTAGATCGTTTTTGATTTGGAAGACTTTATCATGTAAACCGTTAAGCGAGTCGCCTGAATTGATCCGTGAGGCGAGGTAATCAGTAGCCTGTGGTTTTATTGTAAATTGGTTAGTAAACGTCCGTTTAATTACGCTCGCAATTAGATCCTCATAAACACGGTCCATCGGAACCAGAAAGCAGAAGTGCCGCTGCTGGGCGTCTTGCTGACTGATGTATTGATGCCTCAGAAAGAACCGGCACATATCAAGGCAGTGCTCGTACTGATGAAAGAAACGGTTCAACAATACCGCATCGCAATCCTGTGCGATGCATGGGCAGTCGTCGACTTCGTCCAGTACAAACAGTATCTGCTCCAGTTGCCGTCGCGTTTCGAGCCGACATAGGTATGTAAGCTGCCGCGCAACATACTTAATGATCTGATTCAGCCGATTATTGAACTGAAACGGCTCATAGTCGCAAACTAGTTGATGCCAGTTGCCCCGGCTTAGGCTGTTGTTGACGTAGCCCTGTATATTTAGCCGCCCCCGCAGATGGGTCATCGTTTCCGTGACTTCCTGATACTGATGGTAAGGCTGCTCATTAACCAGCGTATGCGCGAACCGGGCAAAGTAACGGATCAGCGCATCGGGGAAATTGTCGATGGTTTCTGAATCGGACAATAGGTCTGCGAAGGGGAAGTTGACCCGTTCGCTGTAGTCAAGCCACCATAGTAGATGGCGAAGCGCTATATCGCTCTCGCCTTGTTTGAATACTTTTGGAAGAATCTGAATGGTTTGCCCGCCATACTGGATGAAACCAACGTACTGCCCCGCTTTTATGGTTTCTCTACCCTTACGACGTTCGAACTTCAGAAACGGCTGTTGTTTCGAAGCAGAGTTTTCAACATCCTCTGCGTAAAACACCGACCGGCTGGCCCACACCCCATCGAGGTAGGATTGCAGCCCGGTCACACCGTCCCGTAGCGCCTTGGGTAGCGCAACAAGGTGATGCTCTATCAGCACAATCGGACTACTCCACATAGCTTACCAGCAGTTGGTCCGTAATCTCGTCTGGGTTGGCGGTAATGCCAGCTTCACCTAATAGCTTGGCAACGGTTTTTGTATTGCCATTAAAATATTCCATCAGTAATGGAATGACCCGATTGTTAAACACTGAAGCCAGATCACTTTTGCCGATAAAATAGGCGTGTCCGATTAGGAAATCAGCGGATTTATGGTTGGCTCGAATGGCGCTATTTAGCCTATCTAATATTTCACGGGCTGGGCTTTGCAACAGGTTGCTGTCGGGTTTCTGATAGATAAACTCAAACCGGCGACGCAAGGCAATATCTAGCAAGGCCAGTGATTTATCGGCGGTATTCATTGTGCCGATTAGGTACAGGTTGGGCGGTATGGAAAACGGCTCGCCCGAGGGCAGCGTGATCGTCAGTTCGTTGGGCTCATCCAGCCGTTTATCGTCTTCCAGCAGCGTAATCAATTCGCCAAACACCCGAGACATATTGGCCCGGTTGATTTCGTCGATAATCAGAACGTAATTTTTAAGCGCTACTTTTTGGGTAATTTGCTGCCCCAGCTTGGCTAGTTGTTCAGAAAGAGGCTGATAATAGGGCCGTAAGCCGTTCGGGCGAATTTCCTGAGTGCCTTCATAAATCTCACGTAACGTTGTGATACTTAGCGTGTGAAGTGTACTGCCGTTCGCTTTACGGAAGCTGATACTACGCTCGGAAACATCATATACAACAAACTCTACTCCCGACGCCATTTTTACACAGATTTCCTGATCGGCGTCAACCAATGGTTGCATAAATTCGTCGAATACTACCTGAAACGGTCTTACTGTGGGAATACCTTTACTGATCTGACTAGCGCTGTAATTGTCACGCGCCCTTTTCGCAATCTGGTAGAAAATACCGTAACGCTGTTCAAACTTTAAATCACCGCCATCCGTGGCCGGTTTCAAGCCCGTTACGAAGTCTTCGTATGTGTAATTTTGATGGAAGGTGACAAAGTCAATCTGCTCACCCGTACGGTAGGGGTAGTTAACACATTTGGGGTATATTCGCCACCAATACAACTTAACTACCTTAATAACAGCAGTTTATAAGAAAACTTATGCGCTTAGCGTTCGTTTTAGCGAGCAAATAATTTTGCTGTTTATTTACGTGTAAAAGCAGCCATTTTTAATGCTCTTAAGCTTTAAAAAGACGTTATGACCATCCAAGCACGAAACACAGTGGTCAGTGACCCTAAATTCACACTTATTCTGGGTATTATACGCAACTTGCCAAAGTAGCTCCCACTATAGGTAATTATATCTGTGTAACTGTTTGATTAACAAACTTTTATAGGCTCTACGTGGCGGATATACTCTGAATGTGTCAGCTACCCTGACGGTAGTACGAGCAGGACAAACTATAGATTTTATACGCAGCCCGGTACTGTTGTTTTAGTCAATGCAACTAAGTGATGTCGGCTTGCATCTCTTTCAAGGATATACGATCGATCCTACCTCACGTTGAGATTACTTTATGGAGCCCGCTAGTGCTATGTTATTTGGCTATGCCCGCGTATCAACTCAAGATCAAAACCTTGATCTCCAACTGGACGACCTAACGAAGGCTGGCTGTCAGCGAGTGTTTCAGGAAAAGGTGTCTTCGGCCAAAGCCCGCCCACAACTCCAGAAAATGCTGGACATTCTCCGAGAAGGCGACACAGTCATCGTCTGGAAATTAGACCGCTTGGGTAGATCGTTGAAAGAGCTTTTCACCCTAGTCGATGACTTTCAGCGTAAAGGCATCGGTTTTCGTAGTCTCAACGACGCGATCGACACAACTACCGCACAGGGCCGGCTAGTTTTCAATCTGTTTGCCTCGCTGGCAGAGTTCGAACGCGACATGATCCGAGAGCGAACCAAAACAGGCTTAGCAGCCGCTCGGGCCAGAGGCCGGGTGGGTGGCCGTCCCAAGGGCCTTTCCGTGCAGGCTCAAGCCAAGGCGCGAGCTGTCAAAACAATGCATGGCCTGAAGAACCACACGATTTTAGATATTTGCCAACTCTTTCATCTGAGCCGAGCAACGGTCTATCGTTATTTAGCTTGGCGAGAAGAAACGATAACTACTGGTTGATAGATAACAGTGTATCATAAAACGGGTGAAAACAGGATCCGCACGCTTCCAGTCATTCCCGAAAGCCACCCTAAAACCCGCCCGTCCAACCGGCGGAACCGGCGCTAAACGTATTCATTATTTTTTAAAACTAACCCATGAAGAAAGTACTCCTTACCGGAACCGCATTATTGGCTTTCGCAGCCGCTGGCTTCGCCCAGACCAACCAGGCCACCACCAACCAGGCCGGTATTAACCAGAGGGCTGCCCAGACCCAAACGGGTAGCTATCTGAAATCGACCATTACCCAGACCTAGGGTTCCGCCACCAACGTTGGAGACTACGGCACTACTCGCCAAACCAGTACGGAGGCCGGGGGTAACCAGGTCACCATCAGCCAGACCAACGGGGCCAACTCAAACCAGGCGGGCGTAACGCAGTAGGGCGGCACGGGCAACAGCGGTACCATCACCCAGGACATGTCTAGCGGCACGGGAACCCTGCCCGTAACGGCTAGCACCTGATAAGTGGTGTAGTGACAATAAAACTAGACCGGACTGACTGACGCAGATGGCCAACGCAGCGACGCTAAGGCTGACGATGCATGGTGGGGTCATCTTTTTATCCGTGTCGAGCATGCCCACCGCACCGTCCGGCTGCGCCATGACCTGATCGAAACCGACCGTATAAACCCCAACGTTCGCCAAGACAATCTACTCGTGCACCTGGCAAAAAATGGCTGATTCTGCGTGAGTGGTAAGCGGGCGAATTAGTCGTTACCAGCGGGGTTGCCACGTATTATGATCATTCATACCTGGCAAAGCGCAGTTGACATACAACAAGCCGAACTTGGTACACAAATGGCCAAATGCCGCCCGAATGAAAAGTGGCGGATGAGGGTGCGAAGTCGTCTAATAAGATGGAGTGTATTGCCACACCCAGGACTAGCCTACAACCACAGTACCCTGCATGAACCACACCACACGGATCAACCCATTGTTGATCGAAGATGTGCCTATTATGGCCATGAACCTGGCCGGCCGGTTGGAAGGCGAAGGCTACCGCATCGTCGGTAGTACCACCAACGGCCCCAAGGCGCTCGACGCAGTCCGGTGCGACGTCGTCATCAAGGATGAATAAGCCGGCATCGAAACCGCCTTTTAGCTGCTGGCCCAACGATCCAGGCCGATCCGTCACCTGACGGCAGTACCGGAAACAACGCCTGGCTGAGACGGAGCAGCGGTAATACGGTTGCCTCATGCCAGGGGCGTTCAGTTGAGCAGCCTGCGTTACTTGCTGTCGACTCAAGCACATAAGTAACTTACGTAAGCCGCGGGCTGTCAATTAGTCGACGCCCACAGGGAATAGATAGATTCCCGAACGACGATTTGTGTGCCCGACCCACCCCGTGTGGTTAAGGCACACGAATCTACCCACCGTAGCTCACCAGGCAACGCTGGGTACCGCACGTACAACAAAGTGACAACGCTCGCTGGCCAAGAGCTGATCACCCGACGGAAACGCGCTTACGATACCAAAAGGCGCATCGAACGCCAAAAGACCTTACGTTTCAATTCATCCTTTTTAGTTTTTACTACCCCAAATCATGAAAAAAGTATTTCTTTCGCTTGCTGCTGTGTGTGCCATCACTACTGCTTTTGCTCAAAACCAAGCTACGCTCAATCAATCCGGAACTAGCCAACAGGCAACTATAAAACAAGCTGGCCAAAACCAGGCCTTAGTTACACAAAACAACGGTTCGTCTACTGGCACGGGGGGTAATAGCCTGACTTCCAGCCAGGCAGGATTCGGCAATTACCTGCAGTCTACGCAGTCCGGAACAACGAACTCGGCCAGCTTTACTCAGAAATTACAGGGAAGTTCATACGCTTACTCGACGCAAACGGGAACGTCAAACAAGATCACGTCTGAGCAGGCGAGCTACAGCGGGTCGGCGGCTACGGCTACCTTCACTCAAAGCGGTACGAGCAACGAGGCAACGCTCAGCCAGGCCGACAACGTTAGCGGTCAGGGAGGTACGTATGCTACGTTTACGCAAACCGGCGAAAAAAACGTAGCCTCTATCAAGCAGGGTGATGCGACTACTGGCGATGGGAACACGGCTACCATCACGCAGAAAGGCAATTTAAACACAGCTAGGCTTGAGCAGACAGGCGTGCTACTTAATGCCGACCTCTCTCAGGTTGGCAACAACAACGTAATCAAAGGGTTGAGTGGCGATGTCGCTATTCAGAACGGTATGTCTAACAGCCTCACCATTAGCCAGAACAGTAATTTTAACACGGCTTCGGTTGGTCAGAGCGGCATGGGAAACATGGGTACTATTCAGCAGGGCAACTAATCATTGATTTGCCTGGGCGGATCAAGCCTGTACTGGTACGAACAAGCCGTCCTCCTAGCAGGACGGCTTGTTCCTGTTCTAGTCAAAAAGTAGAGTAGTGAACTCTTCTCTTTGGATACAACCTGCCATTTATCTAGTTATTACTGTTTATTCTTTCCAATCTGCTCACGTGAAGAAAAGTATCCTCACCGGCGTTGCGCTTATGGTTTTTGCCGCAGTAAGCTACGCTCAATCGAATCAGGCTACGCTCAATCAGGTGGGTAATCAGCAGACAGGAAACGTTACGCAGGCCGGTGGTTCGTTACAATCGAATATCCAGCAGACGAGCGCTTCCGGGGTTACCAATACTGGAAATTACGCTAATACGTCGCAGGCACCTAACTACTACTCGTCGTCTAATCAGGCTAACGTCAATCAGTTGGGTAACAAATCTGGCTTTGCCAACATAGGTCAGGAAGGATCCGGTAACGCGTCTACCATCAATCAGACTAACAACACGGGGGGAAATGGCAACCAGAGTACAGCGGTCAATGCACCAGGGGCTGTAGCCAACGCTAACAACGTTCCCAATCAGGCGGGTATCAACGCCGTAACGGGCAACGGAGGTAATTACGCCAATACGTATCAGCGGGGGTTCAATGAGGCTGTAACCGTTAATCAGAACACCGGTTCAGCGGGCAACTACACCGATTCCCGGCAGGACGGGGGCGGAGGCCAAACGGTGACCGTGAACCAGAACAACACCAGTTCCGGCAACAAAACAACCGCCAACCAGTTTGGCCAGTCCAACAACCTGTCGGTTAGCCAGTCCAATAATTCATCGGGCAATACGGCCGCTGTTCGTCAGGGGTTTTCGGCTGCCGTGGGTGGCCCGAATACAAGCGGGGTGCTGGCTACTGTCGAGCAGCATGGTGTTGTTGGCGGAGCCGCCAGTAGTGGCAACCAGTCGACAATCAACCAGGTTGCAACGGGTGGCGGTACAACGGCGCTCAGCCAGCAGAATGCTGGTCCATTGGGCGTATCGTCAGGAAACATAGCGGAGATCAATCAGCGCAATGGTAGTCATCAGGCTACCGTTCAGCAGAACAACAGCAGTACAGGCAACACGGGTACCGTGTCGCAGCAGGGTTCGGGTAACGGCGCTACCATTGCTCAGTCGACGAACAGTGCTGCCAACCAGTCAGCTGTCGTACAAACCGGTACCAACGGACAGGCCTTTACCAATCAGGCAGGTACGTCGGGCTTTACCAGTGCGGAAAACAGAATTTCGGTTGACCAGGCGGGTGATCGGCAAACCGCAACGATCAATCAGAATGCAGGCGCTAACGGACCCAGCACCGGCAACCGTAGTACCAGCACGCAACGGGGAGCCCTAAATACCATGACCGTTAACCAGACCGATCGGAGTATAGGAAACCAGTCGACGGTAGCGCAGTACGGAGCAGGTACCACTGCCAACACGGTTCTGGTTAACCAGTCGGGTACGTCGGCCCGTCCCACGGTGAACAACAAAGCAACTATTTCGCAGGGAACAGCGGCATCGGCTTGGAATAACAACTCGTCGACGACGTCTCAACTGGGTGCCTTCAACGAAGTTACTGTGGCCCAGATCGGTGGCAACAGTAACGCGGTCTCCTCCGAACAGACAGGTGACCGGAACCTATCGACGCATAACCAGAACGGGGCGTCGAACTCGATTGTCGAGTTCACGTACGGTACTAATAACCGGCTTGACGTCGTGCAGACGGGAACGGCTAACGGAGCCCGGATTCAGATGCTGCCAAACGGCGCGGTGGGTGGTAACGATAACAATAGCAGCCGGATTGCTCAATCGGGCGCGGCCAACTACGCGGAACTAAATCTGCGAGCAGCCAATTCGTCGCAGCCAGGCTCGCCTAACTTCCTAATCGATCAGACAGGGCGGAGTAATTTCGCCAAACTGGAGGTTCGCGGCAGTTCAGGTTCCGGTTCGGGTACTCCTGGTCTGAACAACTCGGTTCAGATCGTTCAATCGGCATCGTCGGCAGGCGGTACCCTGGGCCAAACAGCCAATGGCTTAGTCTGGGGCGATCAGAACGCAGTAACCATCAATCAGTCGGGCGTTGACGATAATACCATTGGTGGTACATCGACCGGGCAATATGGTTTCGAGATTAAAGGCAATAACAACACGGTTGGTTTAACGCAAAATGGTAACAAAAACAGCATCAACATAGGTATTACCGGTGGTGTTGCGGGCAGTGGAAACCAGGTAGCCATCAACCAAACTAACAGTAACAACCAGGTAGGCACAGGATTTGGTGGTGGCACTACGGTTACGAATACGTCTGCCCGGGGGTTGTACATTACTGGAAATGGTAACTCCGTAAACATCAGTCAGGATGGTGGTGACGAAGTCAAAGTACTCCAGAGTGGCGATGACAAACTGATGGTCAAACAGCAGAATGGTATGTCGAGTGTTGCTCAGTCGAACCGGGTGCTTATTGACCAGGGGGCAGGTAGTCAGGACGCTGTCATTACGCAGAACGGCGCAGGTAACTTTGTGTATGGACTGGGTGGTGCGGGCACGTTTGCCGTACAGGGCGGTGGATCGGCCAACCAAGCGGTTGTAACCCAGAGTGCATCGAACGGTTTTACGAACGAACTGCGCCTTAGCCAGATCAGCACAGAGGCTATGAATATGGCGACGGTTAATCAAAATGCAACGGGAGTCAGTAACCTGGCCGAGGTCAAACAGAATGGCTCGGGCAATAGGGCGACAATCAATCAAACAGGTAACTAGTAGTCGACAGGAAGGCTGGCTCGTTTCGGTCAGCCTTCCTGTTTAAAACAGCTTACCTATCAACCTTACTAGTATGAAAAATATCATTCTCTTGGGTTTGGCGGTTTTAGGTGCTGTATCGGCCACTGCACAAAATACAGCGGTTGTCACCCAGCAGGGTAATACGCACGAATTGTCGGTTGTGCAGCGGGGTTCGGGCAACACATCGGTCGTTAACCAAACAACTGCCGGGTCGGCAAATCGGGTAGTCATCACGCAATCGGGTGCCAACAACGTCGCAACCGTTAATCAGGGGGGCGAGTCGATCAGCAGTGAGGCCAACACGCAAAACACAGTCACGGCAACACAGGCTGGCGATGGAGAAACCATGATTAACCAGACCAATGGAGGCAATACGATAAGCGTCTATCAGTCCGGTCTAGCCCCCACTGACAAAAAGAAGAAAACCAGCCCGAAACGGTCTGCAAACTAGTGGTCGCGGAGCCGGTTCCTGGCCGACTCTACCCGATCATTAACTAGTTAATTTAGTAAGCTACAGTTTCCAACTAGACAAGTTCTGCCAACGGCTCTGGTAGCTGGCAGACTTACTTTAATTGAACCAGCAATCGATCCTCAATGCTTAATCAATAGTAACTCAATGTCAGATTTACTCATTAAACGTCTATTCACCTTACTATTTGGTATGATCTGTGGGGCGGCTAGTGCTCAGGTGAATTCAGTTCCAACAAACAACTTGGATGCTTACTGGAATCTGACGTCGATACCGAATCAGGCGCAGGTAAGCCTACAACCCGGTCTGACAAACCTGACTGGCCTGAGCGGTTCCATCAACAGGGTTATTACGCAGCAGGATGGTCTTGACAATGCAGCGCAGCTAGCCATTACGGCAGGTTCTCAAAATCAACTGAGGCTTAATCAGACAAACAATACCAACTACGCAGATGCCACCTTATCAGGCGTAAGCAACAACGTTGTTATTAGTCAAACGGGGGGAAACAATAACCTCGCCTTTGGGCTGAATGGTACTAATAACCGACTCGCGCTTACGCAGGACGGAAGTGATCGTCTCCAGATGATAGGGCTTCAGCAGAACAACACCCGTCTCGACGTGAATCAGGGTGCTGGCAACAATTCACTGACCATAGACAACACGACATTGTTCAAAGACATTAATGGCACAGGTATTCCTAACCTACGCATTGAACAAACGGGGGGCGCTACGGCCACCATCCAGAACGGACGGATTTTTGGCAATTAAAGTGATGATTACCCTACGTAGCCTATCGCTTATTTGTCTGGTGCTACTGCAGTCGGTCTGCCAGGCACAGGATCCTGATCTGGACGGTAAACTCATTGAGGGGACCATGAATGAAGCGGTGGTCGCCGAAGAGGGTACGGAAACGCTGCTGCTTGATCAGACGCGCAGCAAAATCGGCCGCGACTTCTACGACGCGTTTTTCCGGCATTACGCCGAACTACCCAAGGCACCCGGCCTGCCCGCGCCGACTGACTCGACCCGCCGGATCGAACCGAACCTCGAACTCGATCTGACGGCCTTCGTCGTCACAATCGAGGAGCTACCCGCCTTCGGCGTCGGCACGACGGTAATCGTGGTGTCGCTCAACGATCAGGTGATCTGGCAGAACTACGTGCAGGCGCGAGCCGAGACGCTGGAGGCATACGCCTTTGATGCGTCCGAACTGCTCAATCAGTACGTCATTAACTATCAGGACGTGCAGAATCAGCTCGAAAGCGCCGATCAGCGCGGATCAGGTATTTTTTGACAAATAGTTTCAGGTTTAACGTGTAAAGGTCAAGGCTGACCGGTATACGTGTAAAATAGTCTCCATCGATGAACAAACGACTACTCGTTCTATTGTGTCTGATGCTGTTCGGCACGGTAGCCGCCCACGCGCAAAGCTTTGTGTACCATCCAAACAACCCCAACTTCGGGGGCAATACCTTCAATTATTCGTGGATGCTGAGTTCGGCCACCGCGCAGGACCGCACGACCGACCCGTCGGCCAGGCGAAACACGGGCACATCGACGCAGACCAGCACACTCGACAGCTACGCCCAAAGCCTGCAAAACCAGTTGCTGAGCCGGATCACCAGCAACCTCATTAGCAAGCAGTTCGGCGAATCGACGCTCAAGCCCGGCACCTATACCTTCGGTGAATTTCAGGTCGAGATCACCAATGGAACCAACGGCGTGGTAGTCCGCATCGTCGACGGGAAGGGGGGCGAAACCTCCATCACCGTGCCTTATTTCTGACCCGCCCCGGCACCGCCGGTACTTCCGTTCATCAATCCACTCGTAACCCCGACTCGTACCATAATGGCAACTTCATGGCTGCCCCGTTTGCTGGTGCTGACAACCTGCGTGAGCCTGCTGAGCAACTGCACCGCTTTTTTTTACCAGCCCACCGGTCCTCGCCGGGCGCGGCTGGGTGAAGAAACCCCGACAACCACAACGCTCCGGTCACTACCCCCGGCTAAAGAAAAGATCGTGGCCGCCGTCTACAAATTCCGCGACCTGACGGGGCAGTACAAACAGACCGAAACGGGCGCGGGCTTCTCTACCGCCGTCACCCAGGGAACGACCAACATCCTGCTCAAAGCCCTCGAAGAAAGCAACTGGTTTGTGCCCATCGAGCGCGAAAACGTGAGCAACCTGCTCAACGAACGCAAGATTGTCCGCTCCAGCGTGGCCCAGTTCAAGGAAGGCGAAAACCTGCCCCCGCTGCTGTTTGCCGGGATCATTCTGGAAGGCGGGGTCGTCTCCTACGATGCCAACATCATCACCGGTGGCGGTGGCCTGCAATATTTCTCGGCCGGTGGGTCCACCCAATACCGGCAGGACCGCGTCACGGTCTACCTGCGGGCGGTCGCCACTAAAACGGGTAAGATTCTCAAGACCATTTACACCTCCAAAACCATCCTGTCGCAGACGGTCAGCGCCAGTCTGTTCCGCTACGTGACGTTCAAGCGACTGCTGGAAACCGAAACCGGCCTGACCACCACCGAGCCGGGACAGATGGCCGTCACCGAAGCCATCGAAAAGGCGGTCGAAGGCCTGATTATCGAGGGTGTGCGCGACGGGCTGTGGGCCGCCGAAGACAAACAGGCCGGACCGATGAAGAAAGTGCTCGACGCCTACGACACCGACAAAACGCGTATGCAGGAAACCGACGTCTACGGCATACGCCCCGAAATCGACGCGCCCCTCGTTACGCTGCAACCCTACGCCGGGGTGATGCGCTACTACGGCGATTACGCCCGCCACACCATGACCGGAGCCTATGGCGCATCGCTGGACGTGTATTTAACCTCGAAGTTTGGTATTCAGGCCAATGCCGCCACCGGAACGCTGGCCAGCGAAGGCGCTTTCTCAACCCGCATAAGCTCGCTGGAGGGCAACCTGATCTTCCGGCCAACGCCCTTTCAGCGCTGGACCTCGCTGCTCTTCATCGGGGCGGGCATGGTGTCGCGGGCGGGCAGCGGGCCACTCAACCTACAGGGCGACCGCTACCTGCAAGCGCAGGGGGGCGTGGGGATTCAGTATTCGACCAGCGGGCTGTTTGGCTTTCGCTCGACGATTGCTTACAATCAGCCGTTTACCGACGCGCTCGACGGCATCGTGGCCGGCAACCGCAACGACTATTACCTGCGCGGTACGCTGGGCCTGACGCTGAACATCGGCAGTATCTACCGGCCGAAGCGCACCCCCGTCAACACCCGTAACTAATCACCCTTCATCACTCCATTGCCGTGATTCCCCGCCCTCTTTTCCTGAAATCCATCGCTTTTGTACTAGCCCTATTGACCGGCCTGCTCGGCTTGTGGGGCTGCAACGAAGATA of Spirosoma rhododendri contains these proteins:
- a CDS encoding McrC family protein; its protein translation is MWSSPIVLIEHHLVALPKALRDGVTGLQSYLDGVWASRSVFYAEDVENSASKQQPFLKFERRKGRETIKAGQYVGFIQYGGQTIQILPKVFKQGESDIALRHLLWWLDYSERVNFPFADLLSDSETIDNFPDALIRYFARFAHTLVNEQPYHQYQEVTETMTHLRGRLNIQGYVNNSLSRGNWHQLVCDYEPFQFNNRLNQIIKYVARQLTYLCRLETRRQLEQILFVLDEVDDCPCIAQDCDAVLLNRFFHQYEHCLDMCRFFLRHQYISQQDAQQRHFCFLVPMDRVYEDLIASVIKRTFTNQFTIKPQATDYLASRINSGDSLNGLHDKVFQIKNDLLLTSKKLGQKGEQLIVDMKYKIRQGNDEADKKAGVSQTDMYQMVSYALRRNTRQVLLLYPVRQGAEPTETVTFTVSSAMIGNEPIRIRAAELRITSDSRERMEAQLITDLESAFSFLGTL
- a CDS encoding McrB family protein; this encodes MKPATDGGDLKFEQRYGIFYQIAKRARDNYSASQISKGIPTVRPFQVVFDEFMQPLVDADQEICVKMASGVEFVVYDVSERSISFRKANGSTLHTLSITTLREIYEGTQEIRPNGLRPYYQPLSEQLAKLGQQITQKVALKNYVLIIDEINRANMSRVFGELITLLEDDKRLDEPNELTITLPSGEPFSIPPNLYLIGTMNTADKSLALLDIALRRRFEFIYQKPDSNLLQSPAREILDRLNSAIRANHKSADFLIGHAYFIGKSDLASVFNNRVIPLLMEYFNGNTKTVAKLLGEAGITANPDEITDQLLVSYVE
- a CDS encoding recombinase family protein, producing MEPASAMLFGYARVSTQDQNLDLQLDDLTKAGCQRVFQEKVSSAKARPQLQKMLDILREGDTVIVWKLDRLGRSLKELFTLVDDFQRKGIGFRSLNDAIDTTTAQGRLVFNLFASLAEFERDMIRERTKTGLAAARARGRVGGRPKGLSVQAQAKARAVKTMHGLKNHTILDICQLFHLSRATVYRYLAWREETITTG
- a CDS encoding response regulator, whose translation is MNHTTRINPLLIEDVPIMAMNLAGRLEGEGYRIVGSTTNGPKALDAVRCDVVIKDE
- a CDS encoding beta strand repeat-containing protein, which gives rise to MKKSILTGVALMVFAAVSYAQSNQATLNQVGNQQTGNVTQAGGSLQSNIQQTSASGVTNTGNYANTSQAPNYYSSSNQANVNQLGNKSGFANIGQEGSGNASTINQTNNTGGNGNQSTAVNAPGAVANANNVPNQAGINAVTGNGGNYANTYQRGFNEAVTVNQNTGSAGNYTDSRQDGGGGQTVTVNQNNTSSGNKTTANQFGQSNNLSVSQSNNSSGNTAAVRQGFSAAVGGPNTSGVLATVEQHGVVGGAASSGNQSTINQVATGGGTTALSQQNAGPLGVSSGNIAEINQRNGSHQATVQQNNSSTGNTGTVSQQGSGNGATIAQSTNSAANQSAVVQTGTNGQAFTNQAGTSGFTSAENRISVDQAGDRQTATINQNAGANGPSTGNRSTSTQRGALNTMTVNQTDRSIGNQSTVAQYGAGTTANTVLVNQSGTSARPTVNNKATISQGTAASAWNNNSSTTSQLGAFNEVTVAQIGGNSNAVSSEQTGDRNLSTHNQNGASNSIVEFTYGTNNRLDVVQTGTANGARIQMLPNGAVGGNDNNSSRIAQSGAANYAELNLRAANSSQPGSPNFLIDQTGRSNFAKLEVRGSSGSGSGTPGLNNSVQIVQSASSAGGTLGQTANGLVWGDQNAVTINQSGVDDNTIGGTSTGQYGFEIKGNNNTVGLTQNGNKNSINIGITGGVAGSGNQVAINQTNSNNQVGTGFGGGTTVTNTSARGLYITGNGNSVNISQDGGDEVKVLQSGDDKLMVKQQNGMSSVAQSNRVLIDQGAGSQDAVITQNGAGNFVYGLGGAGTFAVQGGGSANQAVVTQSASNGFTNELRLSQISTEAMNMATVNQNATGVSNLAEVKQNGSGNRATINQTGN
- a CDS encoding CsgE family curli-type amyloid fiber assembly protein, whose amino-acid sequence is MITLRSLSLICLVLLQSVCQAQDPDLDGKLIEGTMNEAVVAEEGTETLLLDQTRSKIGRDFYDAFFRHYAELPKAPGLPAPTDSTRRIEPNLELDLTAFVVTIEELPAFGVGTTVIVVSLNDQVIWQNYVQARAETLEAYAFDASELLNQYVINYQDVQNQLESADQRGSGIF
- a CDS encoding curli production assembly/transport component CsgF; amino-acid sequence: MNKRLLVLLCLMLFGTVAAHAQSFVYHPNNPNFGGNTFNYSWMLSSATAQDRTTDPSARRNTGTSTQTSTLDSYAQSLQNQLLSRITSNLISKQFGESTLKPGTYTFGEFQVEITNGTNGVVVRIVDGKGGETSITVPYF